One segment of Erigeron canadensis isolate Cc75 chromosome 2, C_canadensis_v1, whole genome shotgun sequence DNA contains the following:
- the LOC122586659 gene encoding protein FAR1-RELATED SEQUENCE 11-like: MFDLNNLPDDEYDENIIDETLNNEPFIGQTFSTFQEAFVFYENCAKQYGFTVRKDRSHKRNDTTVRRDICCHREGKKRLKLVDISKNQRNRGSIKYVHNLFARVRRALGDNDAMELINYMEASKEKNNKFHYEYTIDEDMRLENIFWCHPQSFDWYEKFGDVIVFNTTYKVNAYDMPCALFVGINNHGKTVLFASALLRNETVKTFTWLMKTFVAIMKKPSKTIITDQDPWMTEAIATEMPTTKHSFCIWHITTKFSCWFAALLRTQYQNWCGDFYTLYKMTSIEEFEHSWPLIVSKYNLQKNNHVQGLYKFRKSWALAQVDLAVEEIGIREAKDKMSTTLTHVPLKTKSPSKEQAYGILTPFAFNKFQVEFQRANQYSIVRVEGNDFIIRYFDGENHKNHQVFWDGHITLCSCKNFEFWGILCRHIFRALLHKDCFKIPPIYFPLRWSLDSFQSGSARQPLSPNVSLTQTSIAQGIDLEKRYNVLCPPKSATKGRPKKRRMKGGKELGNKPRNRCSICKELGHTKIKCDNKENNVAVENLSSNKPQNKRKEMASDLGLNPVFSLKY, encoded by the exons ATGTTTGATTTGAACAATCTTCCAGACGATGAATACGATGAAAATATTATTGATGAAACATTGAATAATGAGCCTTTTATTGGTCAAACTTTTAGCACTTTTCAAGAGGCATTTGTTTTCTATGAAAATTGTGCGAAACAATATGGATTTACAGTTCGCAAAGATCGGTCtcataaaagaaatgatacgaCAGTTAGACGTGATATTTGTTGTCATCGTGAAGGAAAGAAGCGATTAAAACTAGTTGATATTTCTAAGAATCAACGAAATAGGGGCTCAATAAAAT ATGTCCATAATTTATTTGCTAGAGTGAGAAGAGCACTTGGAGATAATGATGCAATGGAACTTATAAATTATATGGAagcttcaaaagaaaaaaataataagtttcaTTATGAATACACCATTGATGAAGATATGAGGCTAGAAAATATATTCTGGTGTCATCCTCAAAGCTTCGATTGGTATGAAAAATTTGGGGATGTAATTGTATTTAATACCACTTACAAGGTCAATGCGTATGACATGCCATGTGCACTTTTCGTTGGGATTAATAATCATGGAAAAACTGTTCTGTTTGCAAGTGCACTTCTTCGTAATGAGACTGTCAAAACATTTACGTGGTTGATGAAG ACTTTTGTGGCCATCATGAAAAAACCATCAAAAACAATCATCACTGATCAAGATCCATGGATgactgaagcaattgcaactgaaATGCCAACTACAAAACACAGCTTTTGTATATGGCATATCACTACTAAATTTAGTTGTTGGTTTGCAGCTCTTCTCCGTACTCAGTACCAAAATTGGTGTGGTGATTTCTATACACTTTATAAGATGACTTCTATAGAAGAATTCGAGCATAGTTGGCCATTAATTGTTTCAAAGTATAACTTGCAAAAAAACAATCATGTGCAAGGTTTATACAAATTTAGGAAGTCATGGGCTCTCGCACAA gttGATTTAGCCGTTGAAGAAATTGGAATTCGCGAGGCGAAAGACAAAATGTCAACTACACTTACACATGTTCCTTTAAAGACAAAATCTCCGTCGAAAGAACAGGCTTATGGAATTCTTACACCATTTGCTTTTAATAAGTTTCAAGTTGAATTTCAAAGAGCGAACCAGTATTCGATTGTACGCGTTGAAGGTAACGACTTTATTATACGATACTTTGATggtgaaaatcataaaaatcatcagGTATTTTGGGATGGGCACATTACTTTGTGTAGTTGCAAGAATTTTGAGTTTTGGGGAATACTTTGTCGTCATATATTTCGGGCACTTCTTCACAAGGATTGTTTTAAGATACCACCTATATACTTCCCTTTGCGTTGGAGTCTAGATTCTTTTCAGAGTGGCAGTGCAAGGCAACCTTTATCACCAAATGTGTCATTGACTCAAACAAGTATTGCTCAAGGAATTGATTTAGAAAAAAGGTATAACGTTTTGTGCCCCCCAAAATCAGCAACAAAAGGTCGTCCAAAAAAGAGGCGTATGAAGGGTGGAAAGGAATTGGGAAATAAGCCACGTAATAGATGTTCCATATGCAAGGAACTAGGACATACAAAAATAAAGTGTGATAACAAGGAGAATAATGTTGCTGTTGAAAACCTCTCTTCAAATAAGCCACAAAACAAGAGAAAAGAAATGGCTAGTGATCTTGGGCTAAATCCAGTGTTTAGTTTGAAGTACTAA